The segment CATTCGAATAGATTGTCAGATAGAGTGAACCGTGACTTATAGCAGAGAGAAGCTGATATTTCAAGTTATTTTTTATAATATCATATATTACAGCTTGTTACAATAGCAAAATTGAAATTTATGGACTCGTTTTTACAGCTTCAACATCTCGGCCAGAGTCTCCAATCCACGCTTCAATGTGGCGCGGTCACGCACCCCGGACAAGGAGACTCGCACCCCCTGCTCGGCCCCCAAACCACCCACCGCAAAATGTTCGGTGTGGGCCACGATAACGCCCCGCTCCGCTGCGGTCTCGGCAAAATCAACAGCCCGCCACCCCCGGGGCATGGGCACCCAGATATAGCTGCCGGTGGTCTGCCCCCTGAAGGCATCCTTGCCCAGGACCTCACGCGCCAGTTCGTTGCGCGCCGCGGCCTCGGTGCGGTTGGCCTCCACAATGCGCATGGCGGAACCATCGCTGATCCAGATGGAGGTAATTTCCGCCATCAGACCGGCGGCCTTCCAGGCAGACATCTCGATGGCGGATTCAAGGCGGCGCACCGCCTGCGGTGGCACACACAAAAACGCCACGCGCAGGCCGTCGCACAGCACCTTGGATGTGGCGGCGATGAAATATCCCAACTCTGGAGCCAGCATGGATAACGGCGGCAGGGACGAATCCACGGCCAAGGCATAGACGTCGTCTTCCACAATGGACAGCCCGTGACGGCGGCAGACCGCGGCCACCTCATGGCGGCGAAACTCCGGCATCCGCGCCAGGGTCGGATTCTGACAGGCGGGCATGGTATACAGACCGCGGATCTTGTCGCGCACACAGGCTGCATTCAGAGCATCAGGCATCAGGCCCTGCTCATCCATGGGAATGGGCACCAATTGCAGGGACAGACGCTTGGCCATGGGCTTGACCATGGGATAGGTCAGGCTTTCCACGGCCACCCGGTCGCCGGGGCTGAACATGGCTGCCAACGTTGCCAGAATGGCATGCTGCGCCCCGGCGCAGACCAATACATTGTCCGCCTGAGCGGTGTAGCCATACTCCGCAGCCCAGCGCACACCGGCCTCCCGGTGACGGGGCAGTCCTCGTGATTCGTGCCGGGTCAACAGCTCCTGTAATCCGTCACGGCCCGCAAGCTCGGCCAGGGTCGCCCCCAAAGACGGCCCCAGAGGATAAGTAGTCGCGGCAAGACCCAGATCCACCACTCCGTCATTCTGCCCCAGTTCGGCAAAGCCCTGCCGATCCTGCATCACATAGGTTCCACGCCCCCGCTCGCCGCGCACCAGCCCGCGCCGGGCGGCCTCGGCATAACCGCGTGTCACCGTGCCTACGGTCACGCCCAGCTGATCCGCCAGATCGCGGTGCGTGGGCAACGGATCGCCAGGAGCCAAACGTCCCTCGGCCACTGCCGCCTGAATGAAATCCGCAATGGACAGGTACTTGGGGCAATCGCCGGTCTCGGGAAGCTGCATCGATATTGTCATGGTCACAATCGATATTTTGACCAAACAATTGTGTCAACCGTAAACAGGGGCAAGCTCGACAACCGGCCTCCGAGGCCGGGCACCATTTCTAGCCTTTGGAGAATCCCCGTGTTTGAGAACCTGATCCCGCTCATCCTGTTCTGCTTCGGCATGACCGTAACCCCCGGACCAAACAACATCATCATGACGGCCACGGGCGCGAACCACGGCTACCGAGCAAGCCTGCCACATATTCTGGGGGCCACACTGAGCATCCCGGTGATGTGCATGATGGTGGGCGTAGGCCTCGGGCAATTGATCCTGCTTTATCCCCCCGCGCACACAGCCCTGAATCTGGCTGGGTCGGCCTATCTGCTCTGGCTGGCCTGGAAGGTCGCCAACTACAGCGGCACGGTGGACGGCAAGGACGCGGGTCAGCCCCTGACCTTCATGCAGGCCGTGGTCTTCCAATGGCTGAACCCCAAATGCTGGATGATGTATATCGGTGCGGTGTCCATGTTCACGACCAGCGGCGGCAACGTATTCCTGCAAGTCTTCATCATCGCAGCCGTTTTCACGGTCATGGTGCCGCCCTGTTTCTCGTTCTGGTCGCTGGCGGGCGTGGGCGTGGGGCGCTTCCTGACCTCCCCGGCGCGCCGCCGCGCCTTCAATCTGACACTGGCGCTACTGCTTGTGGCATCGCTGGTACTGGCGCAACTGCCGCAGGACGGAATGGGGTAACGAGGCATTCAGCAGAGGGTACCCCCTGACTATACAGCATGAAACAACAAGCGGCAGTCCTCTTCGGGACTGCCGCTTTTCGTTTCAGTAACTCCATTCAAACAAGAGGGAGCCTATCCCCTCATTCTCTTGAACCTCCATGCCACCACAGAGACCCCAAGGGCGTAGAAAACCAGCAGCCAGTTCCCCACAGCAAGCCCTACCGAGTTCACCAGCAATGGCCCCGAGAAATACCCACAGCCCCATGCCGCAAAGTACAACCCGGAGGCCCGGCCCTCGCAGTTGTGCCCCGCCAGTTCATTCACCAGAGCCATGGAAGCCGCAGCAAAACACCCGAGCCCAAGGCCCATGACAGCACCAGCAGCCATGTATCCCAAAGGATTCTCTCCGTTAAAACCAAGCAGCCCGACGCTGATGCACACAATTCCAACGGCGATGAATCTCCCCCGACCATAACGGTCGGACAGCATCCCCCCCAGCAATTGCGCAACGGCAAGCCCAGAGTAGACCACAAACAGAAACACACCCAAACGCTCCGGGGTATATCCAACCACGGCTGTCAGATGAACAGGGAGACAACTGACCAACAGCCCGTACACGGCCCCATAAAAGGGAACGACTCCCATCACGGACCAAAGAGAGCGAGTCCGCCCCGCCCCTCTGCCCTTGGGCAACACTGTCTGCCGATTCTGCGGCAAGCGGCCCCACAACGAACTCACGACCAGCACCAACGCCACAAGGCTCATCCCCGCAAACACCAGAAAAGGGTCCATCCCGGCCTGAACCAGATACCATGCGCCAATCACTGGCCCCAGCATGAGGCCGAGGTGAAAAGCCATGTTGTACAGCCCCATGACGCGTCCCCTCATGGTGGGATAGAGGCGACCAAGCAATGCCGGGGCAGAGGCCCAAACCGGAGCCTCCCCCGCACCCTGAATGAACCGGCCCACGTAAATGGCCTGCGGGCTTTGTGCATAGCTGAAAACCAGAGCGGACACGGCGATCAGAAAGCATCCCAGAGCCAGGACCTGACAATACCCGTACTTATCCGCCCAACGCCCCACCGGGTACTGGCACAGCAGGTAGGACACGGCAAAACACGAGGCAATCCAGCCGGAGGATCGCATGGTCCCGGACAACTGAAGGTATTTACTCGGCAGAGCAACGGAGGCCGTGCCCATGCCGATCATAATGAAAAACACGGCAAGGCAGAGCCCTACCAAAGGAATATGGCGATGCATGATGATTCATCCTTGCGAATACAGCGGCAACCACGGCGAGAACGCCGCGCAAACCGCATGGTTCAGTGGGCGCAGGCTCAGACCCGCGTAGAACTAGGCAAAGGAAAGGGGGAGAATGGACGCAAAGAAGAACAAACCGACGCTCAGCGCAACCGGTTCGCCAGGATCATCAATGATGGTACATCCGCCCCTATTGGCAGGGGGGAGGAGGAGAGGCGTTCCAAAGCAATACATTCATCAGATGACTCTCTTGTAAAAAGCAATGGTGAGCAAACCCTAGGTCCTGAAAGGAGTGCAGGTCAAGCTTCGAGGGGAAGCTTCCGGACCCCAAGACGACTGAAACCAACAGCTGAAGTTATTTTCTCCCTCCCTCCTGCTGTGTTTGTTTCCCGCTCTAGCATTGTCGCGCCCCCACTCTTCTGGACTGTTCAGAAGTAGGCAAGTGCAAGGCGCAAAAAAACCTCAAGTCCGATGTGTGCTGATACGCACATGAGGGCTTGAGGTTTTTGCAGCAACACCGCAATTGCTTGCTTATGGACAGTCCAGAGTAAAACGCCAGGAGCAGACCCACTGGGCAGGATGTTCATCCGGCGGACAAGCCACGCACTCAGTCACGATGCGCGGGTCCACCTGCCGGGCAAAGCTGGTATACTCCACTGTGCCACCGGATTTGCAGGGATAGTCGGCCAAGCCTTTGCGGACGCGGGCCGTCTGCACTCGGCAGCGATTCATGCGGAAAATGAAAGAAGTCGGGGTTTCGTCCACGATCTCCCAGTCGTTGATATGGGCATACATGCGCTGGGCCAGACACTCTTTAAGCGCCTCCAGCCCACCGCCACGGGCAAGCCCAAGGGCCGCCATGGCGCGCGAGGCCTCCAGTGGCGCAAAGCGGGACCAGCAGGTATCGTTGACGCGCTTGGCGTCGTCCATGCCGGCCATGCCTTCCACCGCCTGAAACCAGACCCCGTCTGCAGCCAGCCAGGCTGTGCGCAGTTCCTTGCCCAAATCGGTCAGTGCCGTTTCATCCAGCCCGGCGAACAGATCTTTGAGCCCCTCACCGCCCAGGACCTTGGCGAGCTTGCGCTCCACAATGCCGGTCAGCCTATCCCCGGCTTCGGCTTCGGCCTCCAAGGCCCGTTCCAGCCCCATCTGATGCACGGCCTCGGCCAGCCACAGGCCGTAATGCGCCCCGGTCTGGCGCACGGTTTCGATGATCTGGCCTATCAATTCGTCACGTTTCTCACTCATATCTGCCCGTCCTGATTAATCATCTATTGCGTAGGCAACTTCTACAATAAAAGCATCCGCTTTGCGATAGAAGGATTCTCAAGGGGATTATCCCCTTGAACAGGGCACGGGGCAGCGCCCCATATACATAAAAAACCGGCAACCCCTTACGGGACTGCCGGTTGCATTTCTATACGTATGGCAAGACTTGGAAAAGGCTACTCTTCCCCATCCTGCGCTTCGGTTTCTTTCGCTTCCTTGGCCTCTTTGGCGGCTCGTTGGGCTTCGCGTTCGCGGCGGGCAGCTTCCTGCTTGCGCTCGCGGGTGCCCATGGCTCGCTGTCCAGGCTCCAGAGGGTCCTGCTGGCGGGCGAAGATCAAAAAGCCGGTGTGGGCGACCATGCGGTCTTCGGGGCGCAGGCGGTCCGGGATGGGCTTCCAGCGCCGGACCAAAATCTCCACAACTTCGATATCGTCAAAAGGGGCGGTCTCCATGGCCTCCAGCAAACGGCTGACCTGATTGGTGACCGGAGCCAGAAAACAGACCGGAGCGCCGGGACGCACGGCATTGGCCACGTTATGCACGTGGTTCCAGGGGTCGCGCACGTCCAGGAACAGCGCATCCGCATCGTCCTGCTCAAAGCCTTCGATGACGTCGCCTTCGAACTGCTCCACATTCTTGCCCAGACCGCAGCGATCCAGGTTCTTGCGTACCAGTGCGGCAAACTCGGGGCGGCGCTCATAGGTATAGACCTTGCCGGTCTCACCCGTCACATGTGACAGGGCAACGGTCAGACCACCGGAACCACTGCCCGCCTCGATGACGCGGGAGCCGGACCCGATGCCCAACTTGACCAGAATATACCCGATTTCCTTGGGATACAGAATCTGCGTCTGGCGCTTGATGCCGTATTTGATCAGGTCATACATGGTGGGCCGAACAATGCGAAAAGCCTTGTTCATGTGCGTAATGGCGATGCCACCGTAGCCGGCCTCGGCGATGGCGGACATTTCGATCACGCCCTCATTACAGTGTAATTGATCCTTGGGATCGAAAACTCGAACGTATCTCTTGCCCTTCGGGCTAATGAGCATTACCAATTGTCCAGGGTTTGGCATAATATCCTCCGAAGGCGTGGGGTAGGGTTTTCGAGCGGTGCAGTCAACCCCAATCTACCTCAGACAACTAACCAGTTTACAAGGATCGCGCAATATTGGCATATAAGTATGTATTCGGCCCGGTACGTTCCGGCAGGCTCGGCCTCTCTCTCGGCCTCGACCTGCTGGGCGATGCGGTATGCTCACTGGACTGCATTTACTGCGAAGTGGGACGGACCACACAACTGGACATGAACCGGAAACCCTATGTCCGGGCCGAAGAACTGCTCGGGGAACTGGCGCATTGGAAAAGTGAAATGCACCAAGCCCCGGAATACGTGACTCTGGGGGGACTGGGCGAGCCCTGTCTGAACAGTGAAATGGGCGTTATTATCGAGGGAGTGCGACAGATTTTTCCAAAGACGCCCGTCGCCGTTCTGACCAACTCCACCCTGCTGCACGACCGTCAGGTCCGGCGCGAGCTGGCCCTTGCCGATGTCGTGCTGCCCTCCCTGGATACCCTGGTGCCCGACGAGATGCTCCATCTGAACAGGCCGCACAAAGCGGTCAGCGTGGATGCCCTCAAGGCGGGCCTGCTGGCCTTTCGCCAGGAGTTCACTGGCCGCCTCCTGTTGGAGGTGCTGCTGGTCGCCGGGGTCAATGACAGCGAGGAGAACCTCGCCAGGTTGAAGGAGTTTGTGGCCGAACTCAAACCGGACCGCGTGGACGTGGAGACCATGACCCGCCCCGGCACCCTGAAAACGGCCCAGCCCGTAGCCCCCGAGGCCCTCGCGCAATGGCGCGAAACCTTGGGCAAGCTCGCCGCCGACGGCGGACAGGCAAAACAGAAACCCGCGTCCCACATGGGTGAGACGAGGCATATTACCGAGGACACCGCATCCCCGCCCCGGGCCGAAAAGGCTCGCGAAACGGACGATGCGGAAAACACCGCACTGGAACGTGTGTCAGCCTCCATCGCGCGAAGACCCCAGACGGCAGCCCAGCTGGCCGATGCTCTGGCCCTCCCCCGGGAGGCCGTGACCCGAGCCCTGGATGATCTGGAATCGCGCAGCAGGCTCACCACATTCACAAGCGACGGAGCCACGTTCTTCGCATTGCGCGAAGACTAAGGCACAGCGCCACAAAGGCGCTTCCGTGAGCACACCAGTTGCGGCTGGTCCCGAACCATTTTCACATCGAGGTGACAAATGCCGAAGAAACGGCAAAAAATGCTCATTGGGGTTCTGCCCGGTGAACAGGTCGAGGTGGTCATCACCGAAGACGGCAAGATTCTGGAATACTACGTCGAGATGCTGCACCAGGCCAAAACCAAGGGCAATATCTACAAGGGCGTTATCAACAACATCGATCCCAACCTCCAGGCGGCCTTCGTCAACTATGGCGCGGAGCGCAACGGTTTCCTGCAGATAGACGAGGTTCACCCCGAGTACTATCTGGATTCCAACGCCCCGAGAAAGGGCTTCAAGTACCCGCCCATGCAGAAAGTGCTGAAGGCAGGTCAGGAAGTTCTCGTGCAGGTGGTCAAGGAACCCACCGGCAAAAAAGGCGCGTTCATCACGACCTATCTCTCCCTGCCGGGACGCTATTTCGTGCTGACCATCGGGCGCGAGCAGGTGGGAATCTCCCGCAAAATCGAGGACGAAAAGGAACGCGCCAAGCTGAAGGCCGTGGTCGAGGACCTGAAGTTGGACGAAGGCCTCGGCGTCATCGTTCGCACCGCCAGCCTGGGCGTGGGCAAAACCATGCTCACCAAGGACCTGAAGTTCCTGAAACGCCTCTGGACAGAGGTCCGCAAAAAGGTCGGACAGGAGACTCCATCCTCCATCTATACAGAAATGGACCTGGCGTCGCGCGCCATCCGCGACTACATGAACAGCGATACAGCAGAAATCTGGGTGGATGACAAAAACACCGCCGCGAACCTCAAGGAAATGGTCTCCCTGGTGTTCCCGAGGCGCCCCAATCTGGTCAAATATCATGACGACCCCAGCAAGAGCCTGTGGGAACGCTTCAATCTGGATCGCCAGATCGAGTCCATCTACGGCCGCGAAGTCGACCTGCCCAGCGGCGGACGACTGGTATTCGATTCCACCGAGGCCCTGACCGCAGTGGACATCAACTCCGGGCGCATTGGCGGCAAGAAGAACTTCCGCGACATGGCGCTCAAGACCAACCTCGAAGCCGCCGAGGAAATCGCCCGCCAGTTGGTGCTGCGCGATATCGGCGGACAGGTGGTCATCGATTTCATCGAGATGAAGGACAAGAATCACTGCCGCGACGTCGAAAAAGTCCTGCGCGCCGCCGTAAAGATGGACCGCGCCCGCACCGATGTGGGCCGACTGTCCCGCTTCGGGTTGCTGGAGATGGTGCGTCAGCGTCTGGGGTCCTCGGCCCTGGCCGTGTCCACCGAACCCTGTGCCTGCTGTGGCGGCACCGGCATGCGCCGCAACATGGAGTGGCAGGCCCTGCAAGCCTTGAAGGACATCAACCGCCAACTGCGAATGAAAAAGAACGGCGACCCGGTCCAGCAGCGTTGCAACACCGAGCTGTTGGCCTATATGGCCAACCACAAGCGTGAGCAATTGCTGGAACTGGAGCAGGCCTACAACACCCCCATCCAGCTGCTGCCCGAATAGGCGACGGCGGGAGGGAGCCCATGCCCAAAATACTGTTGCATATGTGTTGCGGACCGTGTGCCATCGCACCGGTCCGCGCTCTTCAGGACAGGGGCTATGAAGTCACGGGGCTGTACTACAACCCCAACATCCACCCCCTGATGGAATACAAGCGCCGCCGCGATGCCTTGGCGGAGGTTGCCGCACGTCTGAATTTCAAGGTCATCTACAAGGACAACGAATACGACCCACAGGCCTGGTTCCGGGGCGTTTCGTTTCGCGAAGACAACCGCTGCTTCCATTGTTACGCCATGCGCCTGGAACGTACGGCTGGCATGGCGCGGCGTGGAAAATTCGACTGTTTCTCAACGACCCTGCTCTACAGCAAATTCCAGAAGCACGAGATGATCGCTGGCCTGGGCCGGGACGTTGCCGGCCAGGGCAAATGCACATTCCTGTACGAGGACTTTCGCGAAGGCTGGAAGGAAGGCATTGCCACGTCCAAGGACTGGGGCATCTATCGCCAGCAATACTGCGGCTGCCTGTATAGCGAAAATGAACGCTACGCCCGGGAACTGGAAGAGCCACCCACCGCACCGCCTGAGGCCTCATTGAGCGAAATGCCCGACAACATGCCTGACGTTGCGCCCCTCACCCCCATCGATGGAGACGACGATGCTTGAACAGACCGTATACCTGGCAGCGCTGTTCAAGGGCCTGGACGACACCCCGCAGATTCTGCATTTCTCGGCCGCCATCGTCCCCGCGCTTCTCCTGGGAATCTCCGTCATCAAAGCCAACAAATTTCTTGCCGCCGTGGGATTCACCACCCTGCACGCCCTGTTCTTTGTGGGCCTGCTGAAACTGACCGAGGGCGGATACGCCTTTTGGCTCTACAGCCTCTGCCAGCCCCTGCACCAGACAGACTGGACCGGGTTGGTCGCTCCGAGCCTTGCGGATCAGTTCATGATCTACGGCCTGCCTGCTCTGGTACACGGTCTGACGGTGCCTCTGCTCTCCCTGCTCATCGGCGTGGGGGTGCGCGCCGCACGTAAGAACTGATCAGGGAGGCTCATCCAGACCATGCTTCTTTACGTCCACGTCCCCTTCTGCCGCCGCAAGTGCACCTACTGCGCCTTCCACTCCGTCATTCCCAAGGCCGGAGACATGGAGCGCTACGCCGGACTGCTGCGCAAGGAGGCCGAGCATTGGGGGCGGGCCCTGAAGCGGCCCACCGTGACCAGTGTCTATCTGGGGGGCGGCACCCCGAGTCTGTTGGAACTGCCGATGCTGGCCAGCGTGGTATCGGCCATCCGCCGCAACTTCGCCCTGAAACCGGACCTGGAATTCACCATGGAGGCCAACCCGGACTCCATCATGGATATGTCCTACCTGTACGCCATGCGGGAAATGGGCATTAACCGA is part of the Desulfovibrio ferrophilus genome and harbors:
- a CDS encoding Rne/Rng family ribonuclease, whose product is MPKKRQKMLIGVLPGEQVEVVITEDGKILEYYVEMLHQAKTKGNIYKGVINNIDPNLQAAFVNYGAERNGFLQIDEVHPEYYLDSNAPRKGFKYPPMQKVLKAGQEVLVQVVKEPTGKKGAFITTYLSLPGRYFVLTIGREQVGISRKIEDEKERAKLKAVVEDLKLDEGLGVIVRTASLGVGKTMLTKDLKFLKRLWTEVRKKVGQETPSSIYTEMDLASRAIRDYMNSDTAEIWVDDKNTAANLKEMVSLVFPRRPNLVKYHDDPSKSLWERFNLDRQIESIYGREVDLPSGGRLVFDSTEALTAVDINSGRIGGKKNFRDMALKTNLEAAEEIARQLVLRDIGGQVVIDFIEMKDKNHCRDVEKVLRAAVKMDRARTDVGRLSRFGLLEMVRQRLGSSALAVSTEPCACCGGTGMRRNMEWQALQALKDINRQLRMKKNGDPVQQRCNTELLAYMANHKREQLLELEQAYNTPIQLLPE
- a CDS encoding LysE family translocator; translated protein: MFENLIPLILFCFGMTVTPGPNNIIMTATGANHGYRASLPHILGATLSIPVMCMMVGVGLGQLILLYPPAHTALNLAGSAYLLWLAWKVANYSGTVDGKDAGQPLTFMQAVVFQWLNPKCWMMYIGAVSMFTTSGGNVFLQVFIIAAVFTVMVPPCFSFWSLAGVGVGRFLTSPARRRAFNLTLALLLVASLVLAQLPQDGMG
- a CDS encoding PLP-dependent aminotransferase family protein, encoding MTISMQLPETGDCPKYLSIADFIQAAVAEGRLAPGDPLPTHRDLADQLGVTVGTVTRGYAEAARRGLVRGERGRGTYVMQDRQGFAELGQNDGVVDLGLAATTYPLGPSLGATLAELAGRDGLQELLTRHESRGLPRHREAGVRWAAEYGYTAQADNVLVCAGAQHAILATLAAMFSPGDRVAVESLTYPMVKPMAKRLSLQLVPIPMDEQGLMPDALNAACVRDKIRGLYTMPACQNPTLARMPEFRRHEVAAVCRRHGLSIVEDDVYALAVDSSLPPLSMLAPELGYFIAATSKVLCDGLRVAFLCVPPQAVRRLESAIEMSAWKAAGLMAEITSIWISDGSAMRIVEANRTEAAARNELAREVLGKDAFRGQTTGSYIWVPMPRGWRAVDFAETAAERGVIVAHTEHFAVGGLGAEQGVRVSLSGVRDRATLKRGLETLAEMLKL
- a CDS encoding MFS transporter, translated to MHRHIPLVGLCLAVFFIMIGMGTASVALPSKYLQLSGTMRSSGWIASCFAVSYLLCQYPVGRWADKYGYCQVLALGCFLIAVSALVFSYAQSPQAIYVGRFIQGAGEAPVWASAPALLGRLYPTMRGRVMGLYNMAFHLGLMLGPVIGAWYLVQAGMDPFLVFAGMSLVALVLVVSSLWGRLPQNRQTVLPKGRGAGRTRSLWSVMGVVPFYGAVYGLLVSCLPVHLTAVVGYTPERLGVFLFVVYSGLAVAQLLGGMLSDRYGRGRFIAVGIVCISVGLLGFNGENPLGYMAAGAVMGLGLGCFAAASMALVNELAGHNCEGRASGLYFAAWGCGYFSGPLLVNSVGLAVGNWLLVFYALGVSVVAWRFKRMRG
- a CDS encoding radical SAM protein, giving the protein MAYKYVFGPVRSGRLGLSLGLDLLGDAVCSLDCIYCEVGRTTQLDMNRKPYVRAEELLGELAHWKSEMHQAPEYVTLGGLGEPCLNSEMGVIIEGVRQIFPKTPVAVLTNSTLLHDRQVRRELALADVVLPSLDTLVPDEMLHLNRPHKAVSVDALKAGLLAFRQEFTGRLLLEVLLVAGVNDSEENLARLKEFVAELKPDRVDVETMTRPGTLKTAQPVAPEALAQWRETLGKLAADGGQAKQKPASHMGETRHITEDTASPPRAEKARETDDAENTALERVSASIARRPQTAAQLADALALPREAVTRALDDLESRSRLTTFTSDGATFFALRED
- a CDS encoding DUF6125 family protein, translated to MSEKRDELIGQIIETVRQTGAHYGLWLAEAVHQMGLERALEAEAEAGDRLTGIVERKLAKVLGGEGLKDLFAGLDETALTDLGKELRTAWLAADGVWFQAVEGMAGMDDAKRVNDTCWSRFAPLEASRAMAALGLARGGGLEALKECLAQRMYAHINDWEIVDETPTSFIFRMNRCRVQTARVRKGLADYPCKSGGTVEYTSFARQVDPRIVTECVACPPDEHPAQWVCSWRFTLDCP
- a CDS encoding epoxyqueuosine reductase QueH, producing MPKILLHMCCGPCAIAPVRALQDRGYEVTGLYYNPNIHPLMEYKRRRDALAEVAARLNFKVIYKDNEYDPQAWFRGVSFREDNRCFHCYAMRLERTAGMARRGKFDCFSTTLLYSKFQKHEMIAGLGRDVAGQGKCTFLYEDFREGWKEGIATSKDWGIYRQQYCGCLYSENERYARELEEPPTAPPEASLSEMPDNMPDVAPLTPIDGDDDA
- a CDS encoding tRNA (adenine-N1)-methyltransferase; translated protein: MPNPGQLVMLISPKGKRYVRVFDPKDQLHCNEGVIEMSAIAEAGYGGIAITHMNKAFRIVRPTMYDLIKYGIKRQTQILYPKEIGYILVKLGIGSGSRVIEAGSGSGGLTVALSHVTGETGKVYTYERRPEFAALVRKNLDRCGLGKNVEQFEGDVIEGFEQDDADALFLDVRDPWNHVHNVANAVRPGAPVCFLAPVTNQVSRLLEAMETAPFDDIEVVEILVRRWKPIPDRLRPEDRMVAHTGFLIFARQQDPLEPGQRAMGTRERKQEAARREREAQRAAKEAKEAKETEAQDGEE